One genomic region from Pongo abelii isolate AG06213 chromosome 4, NHGRI_mPonAbe1-v2.0_pri, whole genome shotgun sequence encodes:
- the PDLIM7 gene encoding PDZ and LIM domain protein 7 isoform X17, with protein sequence MDSFKVVLEGPAPWGFRLQGGKDFNVPLSISRLTPGGKAAQAGVAVGDWVLSIDGENAGSLTHIEAQNKIRACGERLSLGLSRAQPVQSKPQKASAPAADPPRYTFAPSVSLNKTARPFGAPPPADSAPQQNGQPLRPLVPDASKQRLMENTEDWRPRPGTGQSRSFRILAHLTGTEFMQDPDEEHLKKSSQVPRTEAPAPASSTPQETWPGPTAPSPTSRPPWAVDPAFAERYAPDKTSTVLTRHSQPATPTPLQSRTSIVQAAAGGVPGGGSNNGKTPVCHQCHKVIRGRYLVALGHAYHPEEFVCSQCGKVLEEGGFFEEKGAIFCPPCYDVRYAPSCAKCKKKITGKPPKAAKSMRTKPGEALGPPDSHFGLSLPW encoded by the exons ATGGATTCCTTCAAGGTGGTGCTGGAGGGGCCAGCACCTTGGGGCTTCCGGCTGCAAGGGGGCAAGGACTTCAATGTGCCCCTCTCCATTTCCCGG CTCACTCCTGGAGGCAAAGCGGCGCAGGCCGGAGTGGCCGTGGGTGACTGGGTGCTGAGCATCGATGGCGAGAATGCGGGTAGCCTCACACACATCGAAGCTCAGAACAAGATCCGGGCCTGTGGGGAGCGCCTCAGCCTGGGCCTCAGCAG AGCCCAGCCGGTTCAGAGCAAACCGCAGAAG GCCTCCGCCCCCGCCGCGGACCCTCCGCGGTACACCTTTGCACCCAGCGTCTCCCTCAACAAGACGGCCCGGCCCTTTGGGGCGCCCCCGCCCGCTGACAGCGCCCCGCAGCAGAATGG ACAGCCGCTCCGACCGCTGGTCCCAGACGCCAGCAAGCAGCGGCTGATGGAGAACACGGAGGACTGGCGGCCGCGGCCGGGGACAGGCCAGTCGCGTTCCTTCCGCATCCTTGCCCACCTCACAGGCACCGAGTTCA TGCAAGACCCGGATGAGGAGCACCTGAAGAAATCAAG CCAGGTGCCCAGGACagaagccccagccccagcctcatcTACACCCCAGGAGACCTGGCCTG GCCCTACCGCCCCCAGCCCTACCAGCCGCCCGCCCTGGGCTGTGGACCCTGCGTTTGCCGAGCGCTATGCCCCGGACAAAACGAGCACAGTGCTGACCCGGCACAGCCAGCCGGCCACGCCCACGCCGCTGCAGAGCCGCACCTCCATTGTGCAGGCAGCTGCCGGAGGGGTGCCAGGAGGGGGCAGCAACAACGGCAAGACTCCCGTGTGTCACCAGTGCCACAAGGTCATCCG GGGCCGCTACCTGGTGGCGCTGGGCCATGCGTACCACCCGGAGGAGTTTGTGTGTAGCCAGTGTGGGAAGGTCCTGGAAGAGGGTGGCTTCTTTGAGGAGAAGGGCGCCATTTTCTGCCCACCATGCTATGACGTGCGCTATGCACCCAGCTGCGCCAAGTGCAAGAagaagattacaggc AAACCGCCCAAGGCTGCAAAGAGCATGAGGACCAAGCCAGGAGAAGCCCTGGGCCCTCCTGACTCCCACTTTGGGCTCTCCCTGCCCTGGTGA
- the PDLIM7 gene encoding PDZ and LIM domain protein 7 isoform X1, with amino-acid sequence MDSFKVVLEGPAPWGFRLQGGKDFNVPLSISRLTPGGKAAQAGVAVGDWVLSIDGENAGSLTHIEAQNKIRACGERLSLGLSRAQPVQSKPQKAPTLSCPPALPGCVSAQASAPAADPPRYTFAPSVSLNKTARPFGAPPPADSAPQQNGCRPLTSQQPLRPLVPDASKQRLMENTEDWRPRPGTGQSRSFRILAHLTGTEFMQDPDEEHLKKSRDHTPANWTLLGEAALPIPTPVGPGIQLGSFHAPRHLLWGQQDPGWGVGPCQEAQPCRALNGRSCSQVPRTEAPAPASSTPQETWPGPTAPSPTSRPPWAVDPAFAERYAPDKTSTVLTRHSQPATPTPLQSRTSIVQAAAGGVPGGGSNNGKTPVCHQCHKVIRGRYLVALGHAYHPEEFVCSQCGKVLEEGGFFEEKGAIFCPPCYDVRYAPSCAKCKKKITGEIMHALKMTWHVHCFTCAACKMPIRNRAFYMEEGVPYCERDYEKMFGTKCHGCDFKIDAGDRFLEALGFSWHDTCFVCAICQINLEGKTFYSKKDRPLCKSHAFSHV; translated from the exons ATGGATTCCTTCAAGGTGGTGCTGGAGGGGCCAGCACCTTGGGGCTTCCGGCTGCAAGGGGGCAAGGACTTCAATGTGCCCCTCTCCATTTCCCGG CTCACTCCTGGAGGCAAAGCGGCGCAGGCCGGAGTGGCCGTGGGTGACTGGGTGCTGAGCATCGATGGCGAGAATGCGGGTAGCCTCACACACATCGAAGCTCAGAACAAGATCCGGGCCTGTGGGGAGCGCCTCAGCCTGGGCCTCAGCAG AGCCCAGCCGGTTCAGAGCAAACCGCAGAAG GCCCCCACCCTATCCTGCCCGCCCGCCCTGCCCGGCTGTGTCTCTGCCCAGGCCTCCGCCCCCGCCGCGGACCCTCCGCGGTACACCTTTGCACCCAGCGTCTCCCTCAACAAGACGGCCCGGCCCTTTGGGGCGCCCCCGCCCGCTGACAGCGCCCCGCAGCAGAATGG GTGCAGACCCCTGACAAGTCA ACAGCCGCTCCGACCGCTGGTCCCAGACGCCAGCAAGCAGCGGCTGATGGAGAACACGGAGGACTGGCGGCCGCGGCCGGGGACAGGCCAGTCGCGTTCCTTCCGCATCCTTGCCCACCTCACAGGCACCGAGTTCA TGCAAGACCCGGATGAGGAGCACCTGAAGAAATCAAG AGACCACACACCAGCTAACTGGACGTTGCTAGGAGAAGCTGCCCTTCCCATCCCTACCCCAGTGGGACCTGGAATCCAACTCGGCAGTTTCCATGCCCCCAGGCATCTCCTATGGGGCCAGCAGGACCCAGGTTGGGGGGTGGGGCCATGCCAGGAAGCTCAGCCATGCAGGGCCTTGAATGGCAGATCTTGCAGCCAGGTGCCCAGGACagaagccccagccccagcctcatcTACACCCCAGGAGACCTGGCCTG GCCCTACCGCCCCCAGCCCTACCAGCCGCCCGCCCTGGGCTGTGGACCCTGCGTTTGCCGAGCGCTATGCCCCGGACAAAACGAGCACAGTGCTGACCCGGCACAGCCAGCCGGCCACGCCCACGCCGCTGCAGAGCCGCACCTCCATTGTGCAGGCAGCTGCCGGAGGGGTGCCAGGAGGGGGCAGCAACAACGGCAAGACTCCCGTGTGTCACCAGTGCCACAAGGTCATCCG GGGCCGCTACCTGGTGGCGCTGGGCCATGCGTACCACCCGGAGGAGTTTGTGTGTAGCCAGTGTGGGAAGGTCCTGGAAGAGGGTGGCTTCTTTGAGGAGAAGGGCGCCATTTTCTGCCCACCATGCTATGACGTGCGCTATGCACCCAGCTGCGCCAAGTGCAAGAagaagattacaggc GAGATCATGCACGCCCTGAAGATGACCTGGCACGTGCACTGCTTTACCTGTGCTGCCTGCAAGATGCCCATCCGGAACAGGGCCTTCTACATGGAGGAGGGCGTGCCCTATTGCGAGCGAG ACTATGAGAAGATGTTTGGCACAAAATGCCATGGCTGTGACTTCAAGATCGACGCTGGGGACCGCTTCCTGGAGGCCCTGGGCTTCAGCTGGCATGACACCTGCTTCGTCTGCGCG ATATGTCAGATCAACCTGGAAGGAAAGACCTTCTACTCCAAGAAAGACAGGCCTCTCTGCAAGAGCCATGCCTTCTCTCATGTGTGA
- the PDLIM7 gene encoding PDZ and LIM domain protein 7 isoform X2 has protein sequence MDSFKVVLEGPAPWGFRLQGGKDFNVPLSISRLTPGGKAAQAGVAVGDWVLSIDGENAGSLTHIEAQNKIRACGERLSLGLSRAQPVQSKPQKAPTLSCPPALPGCVSAQASAPAADPPRYTFAPSVSLNKTARPFGAPPPADSAPQQNGQPLRPLVPDASKQRLMENTEDWRPRPGTGQSRSFRILAHLTGTEFMQDPDEEHLKKSRDHTPANWTLLGEAALPIPTPVGPGIQLGSFHAPRHLLWGQQDPGWGVGPCQEAQPCRALNGRSCSQVPRTEAPAPASSTPQETWPGPTAPSPTSRPPWAVDPAFAERYAPDKTSTVLTRHSQPATPTPLQSRTSIVQAAAGGVPGGGSNNGKTPVCHQCHKVIRGRYLVALGHAYHPEEFVCSQCGKVLEEGGFFEEKGAIFCPPCYDVRYAPSCAKCKKKITGEIMHALKMTWHVHCFTCAACKMPIRNRAFYMEEGVPYCERDYEKMFGTKCHGCDFKIDAGDRFLEALGFSWHDTCFVCAICQINLEGKTFYSKKDRPLCKSHAFSHV, from the exons ATGGATTCCTTCAAGGTGGTGCTGGAGGGGCCAGCACCTTGGGGCTTCCGGCTGCAAGGGGGCAAGGACTTCAATGTGCCCCTCTCCATTTCCCGG CTCACTCCTGGAGGCAAAGCGGCGCAGGCCGGAGTGGCCGTGGGTGACTGGGTGCTGAGCATCGATGGCGAGAATGCGGGTAGCCTCACACACATCGAAGCTCAGAACAAGATCCGGGCCTGTGGGGAGCGCCTCAGCCTGGGCCTCAGCAG AGCCCAGCCGGTTCAGAGCAAACCGCAGAAG GCCCCCACCCTATCCTGCCCGCCCGCCCTGCCCGGCTGTGTCTCTGCCCAGGCCTCCGCCCCCGCCGCGGACCCTCCGCGGTACACCTTTGCACCCAGCGTCTCCCTCAACAAGACGGCCCGGCCCTTTGGGGCGCCCCCGCCCGCTGACAGCGCCCCGCAGCAGAATGG ACAGCCGCTCCGACCGCTGGTCCCAGACGCCAGCAAGCAGCGGCTGATGGAGAACACGGAGGACTGGCGGCCGCGGCCGGGGACAGGCCAGTCGCGTTCCTTCCGCATCCTTGCCCACCTCACAGGCACCGAGTTCA TGCAAGACCCGGATGAGGAGCACCTGAAGAAATCAAG AGACCACACACCAGCTAACTGGACGTTGCTAGGAGAAGCTGCCCTTCCCATCCCTACCCCAGTGGGACCTGGAATCCAACTCGGCAGTTTCCATGCCCCCAGGCATCTCCTATGGGGCCAGCAGGACCCAGGTTGGGGGGTGGGGCCATGCCAGGAAGCTCAGCCATGCAGGGCCTTGAATGGCAGATCTTGCAGCCAGGTGCCCAGGACagaagccccagccccagcctcatcTACACCCCAGGAGACCTGGCCTG GCCCTACCGCCCCCAGCCCTACCAGCCGCCCGCCCTGGGCTGTGGACCCTGCGTTTGCCGAGCGCTATGCCCCGGACAAAACGAGCACAGTGCTGACCCGGCACAGCCAGCCGGCCACGCCCACGCCGCTGCAGAGCCGCACCTCCATTGTGCAGGCAGCTGCCGGAGGGGTGCCAGGAGGGGGCAGCAACAACGGCAAGACTCCCGTGTGTCACCAGTGCCACAAGGTCATCCG GGGCCGCTACCTGGTGGCGCTGGGCCATGCGTACCACCCGGAGGAGTTTGTGTGTAGCCAGTGTGGGAAGGTCCTGGAAGAGGGTGGCTTCTTTGAGGAGAAGGGCGCCATTTTCTGCCCACCATGCTATGACGTGCGCTATGCACCCAGCTGCGCCAAGTGCAAGAagaagattacaggc GAGATCATGCACGCCCTGAAGATGACCTGGCACGTGCACTGCTTTACCTGTGCTGCCTGCAAGATGCCCATCCGGAACAGGGCCTTCTACATGGAGGAGGGCGTGCCCTATTGCGAGCGAG ACTATGAGAAGATGTTTGGCACAAAATGCCATGGCTGTGACTTCAAGATCGACGCTGGGGACCGCTTCCTGGAGGCCCTGGGCTTCAGCTGGCATGACACCTGCTTCGTCTGCGCG ATATGTCAGATCAACCTGGAAGGAAAGACCTTCTACTCCAAGAAAGACAGGCCTCTCTGCAAGAGCCATGCCTTCTCTCATGTGTGA
- the PDLIM7 gene encoding PDZ and LIM domain protein 7 isoform X13 → MDSFKVVLEGPAPWGFRLQGGKDFNVPLSISRLTPGGKAAQAGVAVGDWVLSIDGENAGSLTHIEAQNKIRACGERLSLGLSRAQPVQSKPQKVQTPDKQPLRPLVPDASKQRLMENTEDWRPRPGTGQSRSFRILAHLTGTEFMQDPDEEHLKKSSQVPRTEAPAPASSTPQETWPGPTAPSPTSRPPWAVDPAFAERYAPDKTSTVLTRHSQPATPTPLQSRTSIVQAAAGGVPGGGSNNGKTPVCHQCHKVIRGRYLVALGHAYHPEEFVCSQCGKVLEEGGFFEEKGAIFCPPCYDVRYAPSCAKCKKKITGEIMHALKMTWHVHCFTCAACKMPIRNRAFYMEEGVPYCERDYEKMFGTKCHGCDFKIDAGDRFLEALGFSWHDTCFVCAICQINLEGKTFYSKKDRPLCKSHAFSHV, encoded by the exons ATGGATTCCTTCAAGGTGGTGCTGGAGGGGCCAGCACCTTGGGGCTTCCGGCTGCAAGGGGGCAAGGACTTCAATGTGCCCCTCTCCATTTCCCGG CTCACTCCTGGAGGCAAAGCGGCGCAGGCCGGAGTGGCCGTGGGTGACTGGGTGCTGAGCATCGATGGCGAGAATGCGGGTAGCCTCACACACATCGAAGCTCAGAACAAGATCCGGGCCTGTGGGGAGCGCCTCAGCCTGGGCCTCAGCAG AGCCCAGCCGGTTCAGAGCAAACCGCAGAAG GTGCAGACCCCTGACAA ACAGCCGCTCCGACCGCTGGTCCCAGACGCCAGCAAGCAGCGGCTGATGGAGAACACGGAGGACTGGCGGCCGCGGCCGGGGACAGGCCAGTCGCGTTCCTTCCGCATCCTTGCCCACCTCACAGGCACCGAGTTCA TGCAAGACCCGGATGAGGAGCACCTGAAGAAATCAAG CCAGGTGCCCAGGACagaagccccagccccagcctcatcTACACCCCAGGAGACCTGGCCTG GCCCTACCGCCCCCAGCCCTACCAGCCGCCCGCCCTGGGCTGTGGACCCTGCGTTTGCCGAGCGCTATGCCCCGGACAAAACGAGCACAGTGCTGACCCGGCACAGCCAGCCGGCCACGCCCACGCCGCTGCAGAGCCGCACCTCCATTGTGCAGGCAGCTGCCGGAGGGGTGCCAGGAGGGGGCAGCAACAACGGCAAGACTCCCGTGTGTCACCAGTGCCACAAGGTCATCCG GGGCCGCTACCTGGTGGCGCTGGGCCATGCGTACCACCCGGAGGAGTTTGTGTGTAGCCAGTGTGGGAAGGTCCTGGAAGAGGGTGGCTTCTTTGAGGAGAAGGGCGCCATTTTCTGCCCACCATGCTATGACGTGCGCTATGCACCCAGCTGCGCCAAGTGCAAGAagaagattacaggc GAGATCATGCACGCCCTGAAGATGACCTGGCACGTGCACTGCTTTACCTGTGCTGCCTGCAAGATGCCCATCCGGAACAGGGCCTTCTACATGGAGGAGGGCGTGCCCTATTGCGAGCGAG ACTATGAGAAGATGTTTGGCACAAAATGCCATGGCTGTGACTTCAAGATCGACGCTGGGGACCGCTTCCTGGAGGCCCTGGGCTTCAGCTGGCATGACACCTGCTTCGTCTGCGCG ATATGTCAGATCAACCTGGAAGGAAAGACCTTCTACTCCAAGAAAGACAGGCCTCTCTGCAAGAGCCATGCCTTCTCTCATGTGTGA
- the PDLIM7 gene encoding PDZ and LIM domain protein 7 isoform X11, with the protein MDSFKVVLEGPAPWGFRLQGGKDFNVPLSISRLTPGGKAAQAGVAVGDWVLSIDGENAGSLTHIEAQNKIRACGERLSLGLSRAQPVQSKPQKVQTPDKSTAAPTAGPRRQQAAADGEHGGLAAAAGDRPVAFLPHPCPPHRHRVQSMPASALSVQDPDEEHLKKSSQVPRTEAPAPASSTPQETWPGPTAPSPTSRPPWAVDPAFAERYAPDKTSTVLTRHSQPATPTPLQSRTSIVQAAAGGVPGGGSNNGKTPVCHQCHKVIRGRYLVALGHAYHPEEFVCSQCGKVLEEGGFFEEKGAIFCPPCYDVRYAPSCAKCKKKITGEIMHALKMTWHVHCFTCAACKMPIRNRAFYMEEGVPYCERDYEKMFGTKCHGCDFKIDAGDRFLEALGFSWHDTCFVCAICQINLEGKTFYSKKDRPLCKSHAFSHV; encoded by the exons ATGGATTCCTTCAAGGTGGTGCTGGAGGGGCCAGCACCTTGGGGCTTCCGGCTGCAAGGGGGCAAGGACTTCAATGTGCCCCTCTCCATTTCCCGG CTCACTCCTGGAGGCAAAGCGGCGCAGGCCGGAGTGGCCGTGGGTGACTGGGTGCTGAGCATCGATGGCGAGAATGCGGGTAGCCTCACACACATCGAAGCTCAGAACAAGATCCGGGCCTGTGGGGAGCGCCTCAGCCTGGGCCTCAGCAG AGCCCAGCCGGTTCAGAGCAAACCGCAGAAG GTGCAGACCCCTGACAAGTCA ACAGCCGCTCCGACCGCTGGTCCCAGACGCCAGCAAGCAGCGGCTGATGGAGAACACGGAGGACTGGCGGCCGCGGCCGGGGACAGGCCAGTCGCGTTCCTTCCGCATCCTTGCCCACCTCACAGGCACCGAGTTCA GTCAATGCCTGCCTCTGCCCTCTCAGTGCAAGACCCGGATGAGGAGCACCTGAAGAAATCAAG CCAGGTGCCCAGGACagaagccccagccccagcctcatcTACACCCCAGGAGACCTGGCCTG GCCCTACCGCCCCCAGCCCTACCAGCCGCCCGCCCTGGGCTGTGGACCCTGCGTTTGCCGAGCGCTATGCCCCGGACAAAACGAGCACAGTGCTGACCCGGCACAGCCAGCCGGCCACGCCCACGCCGCTGCAGAGCCGCACCTCCATTGTGCAGGCAGCTGCCGGAGGGGTGCCAGGAGGGGGCAGCAACAACGGCAAGACTCCCGTGTGTCACCAGTGCCACAAGGTCATCCG GGGCCGCTACCTGGTGGCGCTGGGCCATGCGTACCACCCGGAGGAGTTTGTGTGTAGCCAGTGTGGGAAGGTCCTGGAAGAGGGTGGCTTCTTTGAGGAGAAGGGCGCCATTTTCTGCCCACCATGCTATGACGTGCGCTATGCACCCAGCTGCGCCAAGTGCAAGAagaagattacaggc GAGATCATGCACGCCCTGAAGATGACCTGGCACGTGCACTGCTTTACCTGTGCTGCCTGCAAGATGCCCATCCGGAACAGGGCCTTCTACATGGAGGAGGGCGTGCCCTATTGCGAGCGAG ACTATGAGAAGATGTTTGGCACAAAATGCCATGGCTGTGACTTCAAGATCGACGCTGGGGACCGCTTCCTGGAGGCCCTGGGCTTCAGCTGGCATGACACCTGCTTCGTCTGCGCG ATATGTCAGATCAACCTGGAAGGAAAGACCTTCTACTCCAAGAAAGACAGGCCTCTCTGCAAGAGCCATGCCTTCTCTCATGTGTGA
- the PDLIM7 gene encoding PDZ and LIM domain protein 7 isoform X8: MDSFKVVLEGPAPWGFRLQGGKDFNVPLSISRLTPGGKAAQAGVAVGDWVLSIDGENAGSLTHIEAQNKIRACGERLSLGLSRAQPVQSKPQKASAPAADPPRYTFAPSVSLNKTARPFGAPPPADSAPQQNGCRPLTSQQPLRPLVPDASKQRLMENTEDWRPRPGTGQSRSFRILAHLTGTEFMQDPDEEHLKKSSQVPRTEAPAPASSTPQETWPGPTAPSPTSRPPWAVDPAFAERYAPDKTSTVLTRHSQPATPTPLQSRTSIVQAAAGGVPGGGSNNGKTPVCHQCHKVIRGRYLVALGHAYHPEEFVCSQCGKVLEEGGFFEEKGAIFCPPCYDVRYAPSCAKCKKKITGEIMHALKMTWHVHCFTCAACKMPIRNRAFYMEEGVPYCERDYEKMFGTKCHGCDFKIDAGDRFLEALGFSWHDTCFVCAICQINLEGKTFYSKKDRPLCKSHAFSHV; the protein is encoded by the exons ATGGATTCCTTCAAGGTGGTGCTGGAGGGGCCAGCACCTTGGGGCTTCCGGCTGCAAGGGGGCAAGGACTTCAATGTGCCCCTCTCCATTTCCCGG CTCACTCCTGGAGGCAAAGCGGCGCAGGCCGGAGTGGCCGTGGGTGACTGGGTGCTGAGCATCGATGGCGAGAATGCGGGTAGCCTCACACACATCGAAGCTCAGAACAAGATCCGGGCCTGTGGGGAGCGCCTCAGCCTGGGCCTCAGCAG AGCCCAGCCGGTTCAGAGCAAACCGCAGAAG GCCTCCGCCCCCGCCGCGGACCCTCCGCGGTACACCTTTGCACCCAGCGTCTCCCTCAACAAGACGGCCCGGCCCTTTGGGGCGCCCCCGCCCGCTGACAGCGCCCCGCAGCAGAATGG GTGCAGACCCCTGACAAGTCA ACAGCCGCTCCGACCGCTGGTCCCAGACGCCAGCAAGCAGCGGCTGATGGAGAACACGGAGGACTGGCGGCCGCGGCCGGGGACAGGCCAGTCGCGTTCCTTCCGCATCCTTGCCCACCTCACAGGCACCGAGTTCA TGCAAGACCCGGATGAGGAGCACCTGAAGAAATCAAG CCAGGTGCCCAGGACagaagccccagccccagcctcatcTACACCCCAGGAGACCTGGCCTG GCCCTACCGCCCCCAGCCCTACCAGCCGCCCGCCCTGGGCTGTGGACCCTGCGTTTGCCGAGCGCTATGCCCCGGACAAAACGAGCACAGTGCTGACCCGGCACAGCCAGCCGGCCACGCCCACGCCGCTGCAGAGCCGCACCTCCATTGTGCAGGCAGCTGCCGGAGGGGTGCCAGGAGGGGGCAGCAACAACGGCAAGACTCCCGTGTGTCACCAGTGCCACAAGGTCATCCG GGGCCGCTACCTGGTGGCGCTGGGCCATGCGTACCACCCGGAGGAGTTTGTGTGTAGCCAGTGTGGGAAGGTCCTGGAAGAGGGTGGCTTCTTTGAGGAGAAGGGCGCCATTTTCTGCCCACCATGCTATGACGTGCGCTATGCACCCAGCTGCGCCAAGTGCAAGAagaagattacaggc GAGATCATGCACGCCCTGAAGATGACCTGGCACGTGCACTGCTTTACCTGTGCTGCCTGCAAGATGCCCATCCGGAACAGGGCCTTCTACATGGAGGAGGGCGTGCCCTATTGCGAGCGAG ACTATGAGAAGATGTTTGGCACAAAATGCCATGGCTGTGACTTCAAGATCGACGCTGGGGACCGCTTCCTGGAGGCCCTGGGCTTCAGCTGGCATGACACCTGCTTCGTCTGCGCG ATATGTCAGATCAACCTGGAAGGAAAGACCTTCTACTCCAAGAAAGACAGGCCTCTCTGCAAGAGCCATGCCTTCTCTCATGTGTGA
- the PDLIM7 gene encoding PDZ and LIM domain protein 7 isoform X3 has product MDSFKVVLEGPAPWGFRLQGGKDFNVPLSISRLTPGGKAAQAGVAVGDWVLSIDGENAGSLTHIEAQNKIRACGERLSLGLSRAQPVQSKPQKASAPAADPPRYTFAPSVSLNKTARPFGAPPPADSAPQQNGCRPLTSQQPLRPLVPDASKQRLMENTEDWRPRPGTGQSRSFRILAHLTGTEFMQDPDEEHLKKSRDHTPANWTLLGEAALPIPTPVGPGIQLGSFHAPRHLLWGQQDPGWGVGPCQEAQPCRALNGRSCSQVPRTEAPAPASSTPQETWPGPTAPSPTSRPPWAVDPAFAERYAPDKTSTVLTRHSQPATPTPLQSRTSIVQAAAGGVPGGGSNNGKTPVCHQCHKVIRGRYLVALGHAYHPEEFVCSQCGKVLEEGGFFEEKGAIFCPPCYDVRYAPSCAKCKKKITGEIMHALKMTWHVHCFTCAACKMPIRNRAFYMEEGVPYCERDYEKMFGTKCHGCDFKIDAGDRFLEALGFSWHDTCFVCAICQINLEGKTFYSKKDRPLCKSHAFSHV; this is encoded by the exons ATGGATTCCTTCAAGGTGGTGCTGGAGGGGCCAGCACCTTGGGGCTTCCGGCTGCAAGGGGGCAAGGACTTCAATGTGCCCCTCTCCATTTCCCGG CTCACTCCTGGAGGCAAAGCGGCGCAGGCCGGAGTGGCCGTGGGTGACTGGGTGCTGAGCATCGATGGCGAGAATGCGGGTAGCCTCACACACATCGAAGCTCAGAACAAGATCCGGGCCTGTGGGGAGCGCCTCAGCCTGGGCCTCAGCAG AGCCCAGCCGGTTCAGAGCAAACCGCAGAAG GCCTCCGCCCCCGCCGCGGACCCTCCGCGGTACACCTTTGCACCCAGCGTCTCCCTCAACAAGACGGCCCGGCCCTTTGGGGCGCCCCCGCCCGCTGACAGCGCCCCGCAGCAGAATGG GTGCAGACCCCTGACAAGTCA ACAGCCGCTCCGACCGCTGGTCCCAGACGCCAGCAAGCAGCGGCTGATGGAGAACACGGAGGACTGGCGGCCGCGGCCGGGGACAGGCCAGTCGCGTTCCTTCCGCATCCTTGCCCACCTCACAGGCACCGAGTTCA TGCAAGACCCGGATGAGGAGCACCTGAAGAAATCAAG AGACCACACACCAGCTAACTGGACGTTGCTAGGAGAAGCTGCCCTTCCCATCCCTACCCCAGTGGGACCTGGAATCCAACTCGGCAGTTTCCATGCCCCCAGGCATCTCCTATGGGGCCAGCAGGACCCAGGTTGGGGGGTGGGGCCATGCCAGGAAGCTCAGCCATGCAGGGCCTTGAATGGCAGATCTTGCAGCCAGGTGCCCAGGACagaagccccagccccagcctcatcTACACCCCAGGAGACCTGGCCTG GCCCTACCGCCCCCAGCCCTACCAGCCGCCCGCCCTGGGCTGTGGACCCTGCGTTTGCCGAGCGCTATGCCCCGGACAAAACGAGCACAGTGCTGACCCGGCACAGCCAGCCGGCCACGCCCACGCCGCTGCAGAGCCGCACCTCCATTGTGCAGGCAGCTGCCGGAGGGGTGCCAGGAGGGGGCAGCAACAACGGCAAGACTCCCGTGTGTCACCAGTGCCACAAGGTCATCCG GGGCCGCTACCTGGTGGCGCTGGGCCATGCGTACCACCCGGAGGAGTTTGTGTGTAGCCAGTGTGGGAAGGTCCTGGAAGAGGGTGGCTTCTTTGAGGAGAAGGGCGCCATTTTCTGCCCACCATGCTATGACGTGCGCTATGCACCCAGCTGCGCCAAGTGCAAGAagaagattacaggc GAGATCATGCACGCCCTGAAGATGACCTGGCACGTGCACTGCTTTACCTGTGCTGCCTGCAAGATGCCCATCCGGAACAGGGCCTTCTACATGGAGGAGGGCGTGCCCTATTGCGAGCGAG ACTATGAGAAGATGTTTGGCACAAAATGCCATGGCTGTGACTTCAAGATCGACGCTGGGGACCGCTTCCTGGAGGCCCTGGGCTTCAGCTGGCATGACACCTGCTTCGTCTGCGCG ATATGTCAGATCAACCTGGAAGGAAAGACCTTCTACTCCAAGAAAGACAGGCCTCTCTGCAAGAGCCATGCCTTCTCTCATGTGTGA